Part of the Pseudomonas baltica genome is shown below.
CTGCAGACCACCCGCGACGAGAATATCTTCGCCTTCGGTGACTGCGCCGCCTGCCCGCAAGCCGGCACCGACCGCAACGTGCCGCCGCGCGCCCAGGCCGCGCACCAGCAGTCGTCGATGCTGGTGAAGTCGCTGAAGCTGCGCATCGAGGGTGGCAGCAGCCTGCCGGAATTTACCTACAAGGATTACGGCTCGCTGATCTCGCTGTCGCGCTTCTCGGCGGTGGGCAACTTGATGGGCAACCTGACCGGCAGCGTGATGCTCGAAGGCTGGTTGGCGCGGATGTTCTATGTGTCGCTGTACCGCATGCACCAGATGGCGCTGTTCGGGATATTCCGCACGGCCATGTTGATGCTCGGTAGCCGGATCGGCCGCGGGACCGAGCCGCGGCTCAAACTGCACTGATATCGTCTGCCCTGTAGCGAGGCGGCTTGCCTGCGATTGCGGTGTATCAGATGCACATTCGTGCCTGACACTCCGTATCGGGGGCAAGCCCGCTCACTACAGAGGGGGTGGTTACCGGTATATACAGCAAGAATCCTGAGCCGACTGCGGTCAGCGTGGGACTGGGCGCAGCCAGAAACGCGTCAGAGCAGGCACCACACAGCTAAAATCCCTTCGAACAATGCTCCATTACCCTGCTGGCCCATTCGCGGACAGCGGCCGCTTCCACAGGTTGCACGTTACTCGGGCACTGCTGCGGTGCGTCAGGTACCGCCACGGTGCAACTTTCGGTGACATCCTTCCCCTTCGACACTCCGTCCGTATCCCGCCTTGCCCCCGCCTTCCCTGGTCTAGGCTAGTGAGAAAGATTTCTGGCCTGCATCTTGCCTTACCTGTATATACAGGTTTAGATAGCCACCTCTTTTCACCTCATCCAGGACATCGCCATGCCAGCGCCCCTCGTCATCCAGCCCGGCCACTTCGACCTCGACCAATTGCGTGCTATCTACCAGCAGCAGGTCGACTTCAGCCTCGATCCGGCCGCGCGCACGGTGGTGGACGAGGCGGCGCGCACCGTGACGCAGATCATCGAAAACAAACGCACCGTGTACGGCATCAACACCGGCTTCGGGCTGCTGGCACGCACGTCGATCCCGGACCAGTCGCTGGCCAAACTGCAGCGCAATCTGCTGCTATCCCACTGCACCGGCACCGGGCCACTGCTGGATGATGCCAGTGTCGGCCTGATCATGGCGCTCAAGGTCGCGTCCTTGGCCCGAGGTTTCTCGGGGGTACGCTGGGAGCTGATCGAAGCGTTGAACGCGCTGTACACGCACAAGGTGTTCCCGTGCATTCCGTCGCAAGGTTCGGTGGGCGCTTCCGGCGACCTGGCCCCGCTGGCGCATATGTCGGCGGTGCTGATCGGCGTCGGCCGCGTGCGTCATCAGGGTCGCGAGATGGATGCGGTCGAAGGCTTGGCGCTGGCCGGCCTGGAGCCGATGGAGCTGGGGCCGAAAGAAGGCCTGGCGCTGATCAACGGCACTCAGGTGTCCACCGCGCTGGCATTGCGCGGTCTGTTCGCCACGGAAAAACTGTTCAGCGCCGCCGTGGTCGCCGGCAGCCTCAGCGTCGAGGCGCTCAAGGGCTCGCGCGTGCCATTCGACCCGCGTATTCAGGCAGTGCGCGGTCAACCGGGGCAGATCGCCGTGGCAGCCTTTTACCGCGAGTTGCTGGCCACCAGCGAGATCAGCGAATCCCACGTCAACTGCGCCCGCGTACAGGACCCGTACTCGCTGCGTTGCCAGCCACAGGTGATGGGCGCCTGCCTGGATCACCTGCGCTTTGCCGCCGGGGTGTTCCTGCGTGAAGCCAACGCGGTATCGGACAACCCACTGGTGTTCAGTGCCGACGGTGACGTGCTGTCGGGCGGCAACTTCCACGCCGAACCGGTGGCCATGGCCTCTGACGTGCTGGCCTTGGCTATCTCGGAAATCGGCGCGCTGTCGGAACGGCGCATCGCCCAACTGGTGGACCCGGCGCTGTCCGGCCTGCCGGCGTTTCTGGTGCTGGAAGGCGGTCTCAACTCCGGATTCATGATCGCCCAGGTGACCGCCGCCGCACTCGCTTCGGAGAACAAGACCCTCGCCCACCCGGCATCGATCGACAGCCTGCCGACTTCGGCCAACCAGGAAGACCACGTGTCGATGGCGACCTTCGCCGCCCGCCGCCTGCTGGACATGGCCGGCAACAGCAGCGCGGTGGTGGCCATCGAGTTGCTCGGCGCGGCTCAAGGTGTCGATCTGCATGCACCGCTGAAAACCTCGCCGATTCTGGTAGAGGTGCTGGCGATGATCCGCGCTGATGTCGCGCATTATGATGAAGACCGTTATTTCGCCCCGGATATCGCCGCAGCGCGGGCGTGGGTAGAGGATGGCAAGTTTGCGCAATGGCTGGCATTCGCTCGTTTGTATGACTAAGAGCGGTCATACGCCATCCCCTGTGAGAGCGGGGGAATGACCTGAAACGGTGCTAGCCGTTAAGCTGGTGACTCATTCCTGATCACCCCTGGCCCGCTGACCGATCCGCGCCCCGCACACAACTTGTATATACCGGTATGGCACGCGAACTGCAGGCACTCATCCATCTCGAACGCCACACGACTGACCGTCTGATGAAGGAGTGATCCATGCAACTCGATTCCCAGTACAGCAAGCTCAGCAAAACCGCCGGCGGCCTGGCTCTGGCCTTGGCGATGGCAATGGGATCCATGGCCGCGCAGGCCGATCAGTTGGCCGACGTGAAACAGGCCGGCGAGTTGGTGGTCGGTACCGAGATGCAGTTTGCGCCGTTCGACTTTCTCACCAAGGGCGAGCAGGACGGCCTCAACAAGGCACTCTTTGCCGAGCTGGGCAAGGAGTTGGGGGTCAAGATCAAGTTCATCGACCTGCCATGGCCTAGCGTGCTGCCAGGCCTTGAGGCGAAAAAATTCGACGTGGTCGCCGGGCCGATCATCGAGACCAAGGCGCGCCAGGAGCGCTACCACTTCATGCTGCCGATCGCCGAAGCCACGGTATCGCTGATGGCCGGCGCCAAGGATGACAAGCTGACCAAACCTGCCGATATCGCCGGCAAAACGGTCGGTGCCGGCAAGGGCTCGGCGCAGCTTGAAGAGCTCAAGGCCTATGCGGCGACGCTGCCGGAGAAGGTCACCATCCGCGAATACGTCGACAACAACCAGGCGTACGCCGACCTCGCGGCCCATCGCCTGTCGGCGGTGGCCAACTCGCTGCCGAACATCTCCTACGTGGCCGCGCAGAAGAGCAATCTGTACAAAGTGGTGCAGCCGCCGTTCGGCAAGAAGTCCTACTTCGCCTTCCTAGGTCGCAAGGACGCCGATGCCGACAGCCTGATCGCAGCGCTCGACGCCGCCTTGCTGAAAATGCATGCCGATGGCCGCTTGGCCGCGTTGCAGAAACAGTGGCTGGGTGCCGAGATGGATGTGCCGAAGGCGGACTTCACCCCGAGCTGGTGATATTTGGGTGCGCGCAGGGCGCTGGCATGCGAGTGAACGTGCTGGCCTCTTCGCGGCAAGCCTTGCTCCCACAACTGTACGGCGCGGGACCGGCTCGCACGGTGGAAGCAAAGCTTGCTCTGATAGGTGTCCGCCAATGCCAGTGCGCACACCTGTGGGAGCAAGGCTTGCTCGCGAAGAGGCCAGAATGACCGCCACAGATCCCGGTACCGTGCATTGATGGACGAATAAACGATGTTCGACTGGCCACTGCTCCAACAGAATTTCCCGCTACTGCTCGGCGCGCTGCGGACCACCGCCGAGGTGTCCGCCGCCGCGCTGTTCATCGGCTTTTTCATCGGCATCGGCGTGGCAGCCATGCGCCTGTCGCCCAACCCCATTCTGCGACGTCTCGGCGGCGCCTATATCTTCGTGTTCCGCGGCATCCCGCTGCTAGTGCAGTTGCTGTTCATCTATTACTTCCTGCCTCGCGCCGGCCTGCCGAACATGTCGCCAATGGCGGCAGCGATCATCAGCCTGGCGCTGTGCTGCGCGGCCTATATCGCCGAAATCCTGCGCGGCGGCTTGCTCGCCATCCCAGGCGGGCAGCTGGAAGCCGCCGGGCTGCTAGGCCTCAACAGCCGGCAGATGCTGGTGCGCATCCGCGTGCCCCAGGCCGTACGCTTGACCCTCCCGGGCCTGATCAACGAAATGATCCTGCTGATCAAGGCCTCGTCACTGGTCTCGGTGGTGGGCCTGGCCGACCTCACCCGCACCGCCCAGAACCTCGCCGCCAGTGACTACATGTTCGTCCAGGACTACCTGATGCTGGCGGCGTTCTACTGCCTGATCAACATCCCCCTGGCCTACGCCGGCGGGCGCCTGGAAAAACGCTTGAAGGAGCGCGGCGCATGAATTTCGATCCGCACATCCTCACCGATCATCTGGATGACATCGGCAACGGCTTTCTGATGACCCTTGCCACCTGGAGCAGCGGTGTAGTGCTCGGCCTCCTGCTGGGGCTGCTGATTGCCCTGGCCCAGGTATTCGGTAACGGCCTGGTGCGCGCCCCGCTGCGGGTATTCATCGAGATCATCCGCAGCACGCCGTTTCTGGTGCAGTTGTTTCTGCTGTACTACGGCGGCCCGTCGTTCGGCCTCGAACTGGACCCGATCCCCGCCGGCATTCTCGGCCTAGCGGTGTATGGCAGCGTGTACTTCGCGGAAATCTTTCGGGGTGGCTTCGAGTCCATCCCGCGCGGGCAACTGGAGGCGGCAGACTGCCTGGGCATCGGCCGACTGCGCTGCATCCTGCGCATCCAGTTGCCGCAGATGCTGGTGATCATCCTGCCAGCGCTGGTCAATCTGGTGACTGTGCTGTGCAAGGAAACCGCCGTGCTGTCGATCATCACAATCCCCGAACTGACCATGGTGCTGACCGGTATCGGCTCGCAGACGT
Proteins encoded:
- the hutH gene encoding histidine ammonia-lyase; protein product: MPAPLVIQPGHFDLDQLRAIYQQQVDFSLDPAARTVVDEAARTVTQIIENKRTVYGINTGFGLLARTSIPDQSLAKLQRNLLLSHCTGTGPLLDDASVGLIMALKVASLARGFSGVRWELIEALNALYTHKVFPCIPSQGSVGASGDLAPLAHMSAVLIGVGRVRHQGREMDAVEGLALAGLEPMELGPKEGLALINGTQVSTALALRGLFATEKLFSAAVVAGSLSVEALKGSRVPFDPRIQAVRGQPGQIAVAAFYRELLATSEISESHVNCARVQDPYSLRCQPQVMGACLDHLRFAAGVFLREANAVSDNPLVFSADGDVLSGGNFHAEPVAMASDVLALAISEIGALSERRIAQLVDPALSGLPAFLVLEGGLNSGFMIAQVTAAALASENKTLAHPASIDSLPTSANQEDHVSMATFAARRLLDMAGNSSAVVAIELLGAAQGVDLHAPLKTSPILVEVLAMIRADVAHYDEDRYFAPDIAAARAWVEDGKFAQWLAFARLYD
- a CDS encoding transporter substrate-binding domain-containing protein; translation: MQLDSQYSKLSKTAGGLALALAMAMGSMAAQADQLADVKQAGELVVGTEMQFAPFDFLTKGEQDGLNKALFAELGKELGVKIKFIDLPWPSVLPGLEAKKFDVVAGPIIETKARQERYHFMLPIAEATVSLMAGAKDDKLTKPADIAGKTVGAGKGSAQLEELKAYAATLPEKVTIREYVDNNQAYADLAAHRLSAVANSLPNISYVAAQKSNLYKVVQPPFGKKSYFAFLGRKDADADSLIAALDAALLKMHADGRLAALQKQWLGAEMDVPKADFTPSW
- a CDS encoding amino acid ABC transporter permease, with the translated sequence MFDWPLLQQNFPLLLGALRTTAEVSAAALFIGFFIGIGVAAMRLSPNPILRRLGGAYIFVFRGIPLLVQLLFIYYFLPRAGLPNMSPMAAAIISLALCCAAYIAEILRGGLLAIPGGQLEAAGLLGLNSRQMLVRIRVPQAVRLTLPGLINEMILLIKASSLVSVVGLADLTRTAQNLAASDYMFVQDYLMLAAFYCLINIPLAYAGGRLEKRLKERGA
- a CDS encoding amino acid ABC transporter permease, translated to MNFDPHILTDHLDDIGNGFLMTLATWSSGVVLGLLLGLLIALAQVFGNGLVRAPLRVFIEIIRSTPFLVQLFLLYYGGPSFGLELDPIPAGILGLAVYGSVYFAEIFRGGFESIPRGQLEAADCLGIGRLRCILRIQLPQMLVIILPALVNLVTVLCKETAVLSIITIPELTMVLTGIGSQTFAFVETLLALCIGYLILVEACSRLGMLLETRVGRFMQRQPR